In Chryseobacterium shigense, the following proteins share a genomic window:
- a CDS encoding polyribonucleotide nucleotidyltransferase, with the protein MSIPQAFTETITLADGREITIETGKLAKQADGSVVVKMGGTMLLATVVANKEANPGVDFLPLTVDYREKFYAGGKIPGNFFRREARPSDQEILTMRLVDRVLRPLFPEDFHAEVQVMISLISYDGKAIPDDLAGLAASAAIAITDIPFNGPMSEVRVVRFDGKLAINPTYEQLKDSELDIMVGATKDSIVMVEGEMKEISEQEMLEAIIFGHAEIKKQIEAQERLAEKVGKAFPKREYSHEDHDEAIREKVWKETYDKVYEVAKTPSGKDERGEKFKAVREEFLAQYADDAEELERVTPFVKVYYHDVEKEAMRQMILEDNIRLDGRDPQTIRPIWSEIDYLPGAHGSAVFTRGETQSLTAVTLGSVKDANMVDSVISQHDEKFFLHYNFPPFSTGEARPLRGTSRREVGHGNLAQRALQAVIPEENPYTIRIVSDILESNGSSSMATVCAGTLALMDAGVQITKPVSGIAMGLITDTKSGKFTVLSDILGDEDHLGDMDFKVTGTADGITACQMDIKIQGLSMDIMEKALMQAKDGRLHILNKITETIAEPRADVKPHAPKMVVMEISKDFIGAVIGPGGKIIQQMQKDTDTIIAIEEIGEIGRIEIAGTDREKINAAVAKINEITFVPVVGEVYKGKVVKVMDFGAFVAIAKGTEGLLHISEIEWARLDKVPYAEGDEVEVKFMGYDDRKKMKLSRKVLLPRPPRPEGKPRPEGQGRPDRPARNEGNAQPEGEKPAVDQQPSNEA; encoded by the coding sequence ATGAGTATACCTCAAGCGTTTACAGAAACGATTACTCTTGCAGACGGCAGAGAAATCACTATTGAAACGGGGAAATTGGCAAAACAGGCTGATGGATCTGTGGTAGTAAAAATGGGTGGAACAATGCTTTTAGCAACTGTTGTAGCCAATAAAGAAGCAAATCCTGGTGTAGATTTTTTACCGTTAACGGTAGATTACAGAGAAAAATTCTATGCAGGTGGAAAAATTCCCGGAAACTTCTTCCGTAGAGAAGCAAGACCTTCCGATCAGGAAATTTTAACAATGCGTTTGGTAGACAGAGTTCTGCGCCCGCTTTTCCCTGAAGACTTCCATGCTGAAGTTCAGGTAATGATCTCCCTTATCTCTTACGACGGAAAAGCAATTCCGGATGATTTAGCCGGTTTGGCTGCTTCTGCGGCAATTGCTATTACAGATATTCCTTTCAACGGACCAATGTCTGAAGTAAGAGTGGTAAGATTTGACGGTAAACTGGCAATCAATCCAACCTATGAGCAACTGAAAGATTCTGAGCTTGATATTATGGTAGGAGCTACCAAAGACTCTATTGTAATGGTAGAAGGAGAAATGAAGGAGATTTCTGAGCAGGAAATGCTGGAAGCCATCATCTTCGGTCATGCTGAAATCAAAAAACAGATTGAAGCTCAGGAAAGATTAGCTGAAAAAGTAGGTAAAGCTTTCCCGAAAAGAGAATACAGCCACGAAGATCACGACGAAGCTATTCGTGAGAAAGTTTGGAAAGAAACGTACGATAAAGTATACGAAGTAGCAAAAACTCCATCCGGAAAAGATGAAAGAGGAGAAAAATTCAAAGCGGTTCGTGAAGAATTCCTTGCACAGTATGCAGATGATGCAGAAGAACTGGAAAGAGTAACCCCTTTCGTAAAAGTATATTATCATGATGTAGAAAAAGAAGCAATGCGTCAGATGATCCTTGAAGACAATATCCGTCTTGATGGCCGTGATCCTCAGACGATCCGTCCGATCTGGTCTGAAATTGACTATCTTCCGGGAGCTCACGGTTCTGCAGTATTTACAAGAGGTGAAACCCAGTCCCTGACTGCCGTAACACTTGGTTCCGTAAAAGATGCAAACATGGTGGACAGCGTTATCTCTCAGCACGACGAAAAATTCTTCCTGCATTATAACTTCCCTCCATTCTCAACCGGTGAAGCAAGACCTTTAAGAGGAACTTCAAGAAGAGAAGTAGGACACGGAAACTTGGCTCAAAGAGCATTACAGGCAGTTATTCCTGAAGAAAACCCATATACCATCAGAATTGTTTCCGATATCCTTGAATCAAACGGTTCATCTTCAATGGCAACAGTTTGTGCAGGAACACTGGCATTAATGGATGCAGGTGTACAGATTACAAAACCGGTTTCAGGTATTGCAATGGGGCTTATTACAGATACAAAATCAGGTAAATTTACCGTACTTTCCGATATTTTAGGAGACGAAGATCACCTTGGAGATATGGACTTCAAAGTTACAGGTACTGCAGACGGTATCACAGCTTGTCAGATGGATATCAAAATCCAGGGACTTTCTATGGATATCATGGAAAAAGCTTTGATGCAGGCTAAAGACGGAAGATTACACATCCTGAATAAAATCACCGAAACTATTGCTGAGCCAAGAGCAGATGTGAAACCTCACGCTCCGAAAATGGTAGTAATGGAGATCTCTAAAGACTTCATTGGTGCAGTAATCGGACCTGGTGGAAAGATCATTCAGCAAATGCAGAAAGATACGGATACCATTATCGCTATTGAAGAAATCGGAGAGATCGGACGTATCGAGATTGCAGGAACAGACAGAGAGAAAATCAATGCTGCTGTTGCTAAAATCAACGAAATTACCTTCGTTCCTGTAGTAGGAGAGGTTTACAAAGGAAAAGTAGTGAAAGTAATGGATTTCGGAGCTTTCGTAGCCATTGCGAAAGGTACTGAAGGACTTCTTCACATCTCTGAAATTGAGTGGGCCCGTCTTGATAAAGTTCCTTATGCAGAAGGGGATGAGGTAGAAGTGAAATTC
- a CDS encoding sugar MFS transporter: MINKEVKTQSRNYTVPLMTITLLFFMWGFITCMNDILIPYLKQLFKLTFFESMLVQFCFFGAYFIGSLIYFLISISKGDPINKAGYKKGIMFGIFLAAFGCVLFYPAATFSYYPLFLGALFILGLGFTVLQITANAYVSLLGSGESASSRLNMTQAFNAFGTTIAPVLGGHLIFELFSEPDGTFSAVATRIPYLIFAGILLLVALLISRVKLPSFQTESEETVQGWGALKYNHLKFGVFAMFCYVGGEVAVGSFIISFLEETMNFNEAISKNYLSLYWGGAMIGRFLGAISLNQSLSQGKKAIYMLGAATAVFLVIFSIVDLSFAQISFFLVFIALNFVAFFIGKAAPARTLSIFAAVNVVLLISAMVNHGELAMYSILGIGIFNSIMFSNIYTLAISGLGKYTSQGSSLVVMAILGGAIVPIFQGYLADQFGVQHSFIIPVFCYLVILIFGAYCSKYLGHVETTESKSGH, translated from the coding sequence ATGATCAATAAAGAAGTAAAAACACAGAGCAGGAATTACACGGTTCCTTTAATGACAATAACACTGCTCTTTTTTATGTGGGGATTCATCACCTGTATGAATGATATTCTGATCCCCTATCTGAAACAGCTTTTTAAGCTCACCTTTTTCGAGTCAATGCTGGTGCAGTTCTGTTTTTTCGGAGCGTATTTTATAGGTTCGCTTATTTATTTCCTGATCTCGATCTCAAAGGGAGACCCTATTAATAAAGCAGGTTACAAAAAAGGAATCATGTTCGGTATTTTCCTTGCAGCTTTTGGCTGTGTCTTGTTTTATCCGGCAGCAACTTTTTCTTATTATCCGTTATTTTTAGGTGCTTTATTTATTCTTGGACTGGGCTTTACAGTTCTTCAAATTACGGCCAATGCTTATGTTTCATTGCTTGGCAGCGGAGAGTCTGCCTCCAGCCGCCTTAATATGACTCAGGCTTTCAACGCTTTCGGAACAACAATAGCTCCGGTTTTGGGAGGCCATCTGATCTTCGAGCTTTTCTCTGAGCCGGACGGAACTTTCAGCGCGGTAGCAACAAGAATTCCTTATCTTATTTTTGCCGGAATCCTTTTATTGGTAGCTTTATTAATCTCGAGAGTGAAATTACCGTCATTCCAGACGGAATCTGAAGAAACTGTACAGGGCTGGGGTGCTTTGAAGTACAATCATCTGAAATTCGGGGTTTTTGCCATGTTCTGTTATGTGGGTGGCGAAGTGGCAGTGGGAAGTTTTATCATCAGTTTTCTTGAAGAAACGATGAATTTTAATGAAGCGATCAGTAAAAACTACCTTTCGCTATATTGGGGAGGCGCTATGATCGGGCGTTTTCTTGGAGCTATTTCGTTAAATCAGTCCTTAAGCCAAGGGAAAAAGGCAATATATATGCTGGGTGCAGCAACAGCTGTTTTCCTTGTTATTTTCAGTATTGTAGATCTGAGTTTTGCACAGATCAGTTTTTTCCTTGTATTTATTGCGCTTAATTTTGTTGCTTTCTTTATCGGTAAAGCGGCTCCGGCAAGAACATTATCTATTTTTGCAGCTGTAAATGTTGTACTTCTTATTTCTGCAATGGTTAATCATGGTGAATTGGCGATGTATAGTATTCTGGGAATCGGGATCTTCAATTCTATTATGTTTTCCAATATTTATACACTTGCTATTTCAGGTTTGGGCAAATATACCAGCCAGGGATCATCTTTGGTTGTAATGGCTATTTTAGGGGGCGCTATTGTTCCTATTTTCCAGGGATACCTGGCGGACCAGTTTGGGGTACAGCATTCGTTTATCATTCCGGTGTTCTGCTATCTGGTGATTCTGATTTTTGGGGCCTACTGCAGTAAGTATTTAGGACATGTAGAAACTACTGAATCCAAATCAGGACATTAA